ATGGCAGAACGCGAATTCAAAGGCTTCGGCGGTCTTCTACTCAGCGCAGACATGCGCGGATCGGAAGATGACCCGTCCGTTCTGCTGCTTCACGGCGGCGGGCAGACCCGTCACGTCTGGCAGGAAACGGCCGACGCGCTGGTGAAGGCGGGCCGCCATGTCATCAGTCTTGATCTTCGCGGCCATGGCCGCAGCGCGCGCTCTGAAGATGCGCGCTATGAATTTGATGCTTGCGTGGAAGACCTGCGCGCCGTGCTCGCGCAGCTTGCTTCGCGTCCTGTTGTTGTCGGAGCAGGGCTCGGCGGCTGGATCGCGCTGACGGCAATCGGGGAGGACGGGGCCCACCTCGCATCCGGCCTTGTCCTCGCAGATGCCCCGCCAGAAATTGACCTTCGCACCGCTGGCGCACTCGCGGCCTCTATCCGCTCGGCCCCGGCTCAGACGGAGAATGTCGATCCGGTCTTCGGTGACGTGATCGATGTCGAAAAGTCGAGTGAGCGTATATCGCTCGCCGCCTCCGGCCTCAAAGTGCCGGTCCTGTTCGTCCGCGGCGCTCTCAGCAGCTTTGGCAACCGCGACGCCGCAAACCGCTTCGTCGAGAAGGTTGCCACCGCAGAGTTCGCAGAGATCGAAGACGCCGGCCACCTTGCCGTATTCGACCGGTCTGATGCATTCAGCGCCGTCCTGCTCGACTTTCTGGAACGCCGCGTCCCGCGCGTGATGCCTGATTACAAGCAGGGATCGGATGCGCGAACACTGCGTGACGCGCTCGGCTGCTTTGCGACCGGGGTGACGGTCGTCACCACCATGTCGGCAGAAGGTGAGCCAGTCGGATTGACGGCAAACTCCTTTACCTCGGTCTCGCTGGACCCTCCGCTGCTGCTGGTCTGCATCGCCAAAAGCTCGTCCAGTCTTGAAGCGCTGGAGGCCTCGAAGCGCTTTGCCGTCAACGTCCTGCATATTGGCCAGCAGCCTGTTTCCAACACGTTTGCCATGCCGGGCGAGGACAGGTTCTCGCAGACGCCATGGCAGGAAGGTCAGTACGGATCGCCGCTCATTTCAGGCGCTCTCGCCAATTTCGAATGTATCAAGTTCGACATGCATGATGGCGGGGACCATGTGATCCTCATCGGCAAGGTGGAGCGCGCAAAGTACGAGCCGCGCCGCGATCCGCTTCTTTATTTCAAGGGCAAGTACCGCCGGCTGCACTTTGCCTGAGAACTAGCGATAGTCCGTGAGGGCAGGGCCAAGCGCGTCTTTCAGCGGGCCGAGATGCGCTTCAAAGTTGCGCCACTGGTCGACGCCGGAGCGGCTGATCGGCTGGCGGACCTGTTCCGAACTTGCCGTGCGGACGGCGCGCTCTGTCTTGTGGAAGTCGACGCAGGCCTGCTCAAAAGGCAGGCCGCAATAATCCAGGATACGCCGGACCTGACCTTCAAGATCGTCGATGACATCCTCATGCTGGACGCGCAGCACCTTGCCCGGAAGCACGCGGTCCCAATGCGCCATCATCTCGATATAGATGCGGTAGTAATTGCCAATATCGTCGAGGCTGTAGCTGAACTCCTGACCTTCAGCGAAGAGCTGCTTGAAGCCTGAGAAGCAACAGGCCATCGGTTCACGGCGCGCGTCGATGATCTTCGCATTTGGCAGGATCAGGCTGATCAGCCCGATATGCCTGAAATTATTGGGCATCTTGTCTGTAAAGAAGGGCGCGCCGCGGCGATGGATCGCCGTATTGGCGATATAGTCCTGGCCGAGGGCTGCCAGCTCCTCATCCGGCAATTCATGCAGAATCCGCGGATAGCGCTCACGGTCTGAAATCTGTTTGCGCCCGCGCAGCCGGTGAGCCAGCGAAAGGATGTTCGGCAATTCCAGCGTGCCATCGACTTGGCTGTGCGAAGCGAGGATCTGCTCGATCAGCGTCGAGCCTGCACGGGGAAGGCCGACGATAAAGATAGGGGCCGGGTCGCCATGGCCAGCACCGGCGCGTTTCTCGAACAGATCGCGCGTACAGTGCTCGATCTGTCCATCGGCCTCGGCGCGCATCTGCTCGGTCGTGTAGCGGATCTGCGCCTTCTTCAGCCCGTTGCCGCTGCTATAGGCCTCGAAAGCCTCATCATAGGACTTCGCGTCTTCCAGTGCCTTGCCGAGCGCAAAGGCGAGGTGGACGCGGCCCATGAAGTGCAGGTTGGGATCGGATAGCGCCCCTCGCATGACGTCGATATCGGCGGGGCTGAACTTGTAGGTCTTCAGATTGGCGAGGGCATACCAGGCATCGCCGTGCAGCGGGTTTACCTCAACGGCCCGGCGGTAGGATGCAATCGCTTCCTCGGTGCGCGCAGCGGTCTTCAGCGCGTGGCCTTGCGAGGTCAACGTTGCAAGATCGTCGGGAAGAACGCTGAGTACCTCGTCAAAGATGCCCAGCGCTTCGTTATAATTGCCCGCTTGCATGGCCTCGATGGCGTAGATCGATTTGAAGACCGGGCTTTCCGGGTCATGCTTCAGAAGTTGTTCGGCCTGCGTGAGGGCCGCTTCGTATTTCTGGCGTTTGCGCAGCACCTGAACATGGTCGATGCGAAGCTGCGGATTGGCCGGGTCGAGCTCGATCGCTGTCTCCAGAAGAAAGTCTGCATCCTCATGCACACCAAGCCGCGTGCCGATATCTGCAAGAAGGCGCATGCCTTCAATGTGACGCGGGTTCTTCTGAAGGAAGGCGCGGGCAATCCGCTCTGCATGGATGAGGCGGCCTTCATGCACATAGTTGGTGACGGCCAGCAGTTCTGGAGGCAGCCGCTTCAGCCTGTCGGCCTGCGCGCGAGCATGGGCGGCGTCTTCAGCGCGCCCCGATGCGGAGAGGATTTCGGCCTGCGCCGTCCAGCTGGCGACAAGCGCCGGATTGTAGCGCACGGCGCGCTGATAGGCGGTCAGCGCCGCATCGCCGTGGCCGGTCTTGCGGTGCAGATGCCCTTCTTCCTGAAAGGCGCGGCCAAAATCAGGTGACAGGTGTTTGAGGTGATCGAGATGACGGAAGGCGGTGTCCGTCTCACCCAGATACCGGGCGCAGGCGGCAGCCATATAGATGGCGTCCTGATGGTCCGGTGTGTCCTTGAGGATGATATCCAAAGCATCGGAAGCTGCCTTGAACTCCCCGCGCTGCATCAGAGCGCGAACCTGTTTCAGCTGATCGGCTGTCGTTTCCGCTTCGGTCATTTCATCCATTCAAAAGTAATGCAGCGTCCCGAATAACCGGGACGCTGCGATAGAAGCAAGTTTGGCTCCGTTGACGACTAGTAGTCGTACTTCAGACGGATGCCGATCGTGCGTGGACGGATCGGGGTGACCCGCTCACGGTCGAAGATGAAGCTGCCGCTAAGCTCGGCATATTCATTGGTGAGGTTGGTGGCGAAGAGTTCCGCGCCCCAATTGTCACCCGTGATGCCTGCGGTGGCGCCGAAGGTCACATAGCCATCGAGGTCCATCTTGTTGATCTCGATCACGTCGGTGACGGAGTCATCGGAGAAGACCACTTGCGGCATGATGTGAGCCCGCACGCGCTGACCGGCAATCTCCTGCTCGAGATCCCACTCATAGCGAACGCGCAGATTGCCCTGATAGGCCGGCGCGAAAGCCAGCTCGGAGCCCACGACGACATCGTCAGTAGGAACAAGAACGTCCGTGATTTCCGAATCCAGGAGCGAGAAGGCGCCTGCAACGGTCAGGCCATCAATGCTTGCCGGAAGCCAGGTGAAGTCACCCTCGATGCCCTTCAGCTCTGCATTCGCCGCGTTATCGGAGAAGAAGAGGTTGACGATGGACGGGTCGAAAATGGTCGTCTGGAGGCCTTCAATGTCGACGAAGAAGGCTGCGCCATTGAAGCGAAGCGAATTGTCGAACAGTTCGGTTTTCCAGCCGAGTTCATAGTTCTGAACTTCATCCGTATCGACGGCGTAAGGCACGGTGTAATTGTTCGGACCTGCTGCGCCGCCTGGACGGTTGAGAAGACCAGCGCGGTAGCCTTCGGAATACGTCGCGTAGAAGAGCGTATTCTCGGTCGGCGTCCATTCACCGGTCGCTTTCAGGATAACGCCGTCGGTCGCTGCCTTGTCGGGAGCATCCGCAGGGCCGTTAGGTCCGTACAGGAACGAGATGTTCGTACCGAAGACCTGCTGGTCGGTGTCAGCAAACAGGTTGAAGAAGGACGAGTTGGCTGAGCCTTCAAGGTCAACTTCGACATCGTAATACCGTGCGCCCAGCGTGAGGGCGAACTGGTCTGTGAGGTCGAATGTCGTCTCACCGAAGATACCGATCTGTTCGTCAGTGCGAAGTACGTCATTGCGGAAGATGACGCCTGCCGGGAACGGACCAGGCTGACTGAAATAGCCTTGCGTCTCATCGCCCACATCGCCCGGCGTCGCCGCGCCATTGGTCAGCGGGAAGTTTGGCGCGAAGCCAACAGACCCATCGGTGTAAACCACCTGCGTGGAGCCCGGATAGATAAAGTCGTTGCGCTCAGCGAGTTCGAGGTCGCTGTAGAACGCACCGAAGGTTGCGCGCCAGCGATATTCATCTGGCGTGTTGAAGCGCAGCTCGTGCGTCTGGACCTTCGTTTCCGAGTGCGAACGCACCGAAAGGTTCGGGGCGTAACACGTGCCCGCAGGCGCAGCGCCCGTCGGATAGGTCACGTCATAGTCACAGATATAATAGGGCAGATACTGGCCAACGAAGAGGTAGTCGGAATAATCGACGACCTGATCAGTCGTCCGCTCAGTGTACGCACCGGTATAGATCGCTTCGAGCATGCCGAGGCGGCCTTCGAGCGTCCAGGCGGTGGAGTGGAAGTCGTCTTCGATCTTTTCAGGCGTGAAGCGGACGATGTCGTAATCGTCGAGTTCTGGGTCAGCGAAAAAGACGCCGTCGGCTTCAATGCCCTGTTGCGAGTGCTGGATCAGCAGGTCCCAGTCCTGATTGAACTCGTAATAGCCGCTTAGACGGAAGCCCTGATACGTCACATCATTGACGTCGTTCTCGGCAATCGTACCGTTATTCGCATCGATAAAGGTCACGCCTGAAAGGTCAGCGCCGGCCTGGAAGCCTTCGCGCTGTGCAGAGACCGGAACGCCGTTGTCGCGGACGGTGCCTTGTGCACGGAAGCGAGCGGATTCGCGGGTCGAAAGCGTGCCGCCGACATTGTCGATATAGCCGCCCTGGGTGTCGGTATAGACAACACCGCGCACAGCGAGCTTGTCGGTCACCGGCAGGTTGATCATCGCTTCGACGCTGTTGCTCATCTCACCGCCATCGGTGAACGCGGTCGATGCCTTGAAGCCGGCGTCAAAGCCAGCAAGCGACGGCTTGTTGGTGATGAGGCGGACCGTACCTGCCTGCGAGCTCGCGCCGAACAGCGTGCCCTGCGGGCCGGAGAG
This genomic interval from Thalassovita mediterranea contains the following:
- a CDS encoding alpha/beta fold hydrolase; the encoded protein is MAEREFKGFGGLLLSADMRGSEDDPSVLLLHGGGQTRHVWQETADALVKAGRHVISLDLRGHGRSARSEDARYEFDACVEDLRAVLAQLASRPVVVGAGLGGWIALTAIGEDGAHLASGLVLADAPPEIDLRTAGALAASIRSAPAQTENVDPVFGDVIDVEKSSERISLAASGLKVPVLFVRGALSSFGNRDAANRFVEKVATAEFAEIEDAGHLAVFDRSDAFSAVLLDFLERRVPRVMPDYKQGSDARTLRDALGCFATGVTVVTTMSAEGEPVGLTANSFTSVSLDPPLLLVCIAKSSSSLEALEASKRFAVNVLHIGQQPVSNTFAMPGEDRFSQTPWQEGQYGSPLISGALANFECIKFDMHDGGDHVILIGKVERAKYEPRRDPLLYFKGKYRRLHFA
- a CDS encoding sulfotransferase, translating into MTEAETTADQLKQVRALMQRGEFKAASDALDIILKDTPDHQDAIYMAAACARYLGETDTAFRHLDHLKHLSPDFGRAFQEEGHLHRKTGHGDAALTAYQRAVRYNPALVASWTAQAEILSASGRAEDAAHARAQADRLKRLPPELLAVTNYVHEGRLIHAERIARAFLQKNPRHIEGMRLLADIGTRLGVHEDADFLLETAIELDPANPQLRIDHVQVLRKRQKYEAALTQAEQLLKHDPESPVFKSIYAIEAMQAGNYNEALGIFDEVLSVLPDDLATLTSQGHALKTAARTEEAIASYRRAVEVNPLHGDAWYALANLKTYKFSPADIDVMRGALSDPNLHFMGRVHLAFALGKALEDAKSYDEAFEAYSSGNGLKKAQIRYTTEQMRAEADGQIEHCTRDLFEKRAGAGHGDPAPIFIVGLPRAGSTLIEQILASHSQVDGTLELPNILSLAHRLRGRKQISDRERYPRILHELPDEELAALGQDYIANTAIHRRGAPFFTDKMPNNFRHIGLISLILPNAKIIDARREPMACCFSGFKQLFAEGQEFSYSLDDIGNYYRIYIEMMAHWDRVLPGKVLRVQHEDVIDDLEGQVRRILDYCGLPFEQACVDFHKTERAVRTASSEQVRQPISRSGVDQWRNFEAHLGPLKDALGPALTDYR
- a CDS encoding TonB-dependent receptor, encoding MNKLFGGASLLAIGTIVAATPAMAQSQEPAAQNNRRLTTVTVTATKRSESAQDIPVTVSALGEQELDNLGVKNFSDYLVQLPGVTAGGSGPGQNTIYIRGLASTTPNLTVAGVAGLAPNVSFYLDEQPLAQPGRNLDVYAADLERVEVLSGPQGTLFGASSQAGTVRLITNKPSLAGFDAGFKASTAFTDGGEMSNSVEAMINLPVTDKLAVRGVVYTDTQGGYIDNVGGTLSTRESARFRAQGTVRDNGVPVSAQREGFQAGADLSGVTFIDANNGTIAENDVNDVTYQGFRLSGYYEFNQDWDLLIQHSQQGIEADGVFFADPELDDYDIVRFTPEKIEDDFHSTAWTLEGRLGMLEAIYTGAYTERTTDQVVDYSDYLFVGQYLPYYICDYDVTYPTGAAPAGTCYAPNLSVRSHSETKVQTHELRFNTPDEYRWRATFGAFYSDLELAERNDFIYPGSTQVVYTDGSVGFAPNFPLTNGAATPGDVGDETQGYFSQPGPFPAGVIFRNDVLRTDEQIGIFGETTFDLTDQFALTLGARYYDVEVDLEGSANSSFFNLFADTDQQVFGTNISFLYGPNGPADAPDKAATDGVILKATGEWTPTENTLFYATYSEGYRAGLLNRPGGAAGPNNYTVPYAVDTDEVQNYELGWKTELFDNSLRFNGAAFFVDIEGLQTTIFDPSIVNLFFSDNAANAELKGIEGDFTWLPASIDGLTVAGAFSLLDSEITDVLVPTDDVVVGSELAFAPAYQGNLRVRYEWDLEQEIAGQRVRAHIMPQVVFSDDSVTDVIEINKMDLDGYVTFGATAGITGDNWGAELFATNLTNEYAELSGSFIFDRERVTPIRPRTIGIRLKYDY